In Populus nigra chromosome 10, ddPopNigr1.1, whole genome shotgun sequence, the following proteins share a genomic window:
- the LOC133706086 gene encoding COP1-interacting protein 7-like isoform X1, producing the protein MKCSTRLDSAVFQLTPTRTRCDLIICVNGKIEKVASGLVQPFLDHLKTAQDQVAKGGYSIILEPGSDATWFTKGTVERFVRFVSTPEVLERVYYLESEILQIEKGIAIQSNNDTGLSSVEDHQAKPVERIEGSKPLTDSSEEKAIVLYKPGSDPHEADGSTVQEGNSKVQLMKALETRKTLLQKEQGMAFARAVAAGFDIDHMAHLISFAESFGALRLMDACVRFMELWKRKHETGQWVEIEGAEAMSSRSDFSSMNASGIVLSNTINKQWPETPDSKRKAGADPIAGMNSKYERPPIDQQPSPGQQEYFQGQFPHPMFPPWPIHSPPGAVPVFPGYPMQGIPYYQNYPGNSPVFQPPYSSGEDPRINAGQRMSHRRHSMDSNTEPEAWEVDALRTRSQDETEEKETSGGREPGRKGSRSGKRQSGTVVIRNINYITSKRQEASGSESQSASGSENDEEDEVLLNTTTNSKHRNSLRSSKRKGSHKKSVDKLNSSDVARTSYGKEDDGEHWKAFQNYLLKDADEAERAVDQGMFAMEKNVRAKRRQNTMGDDPLVIDGRDPGDIQEGDVTDMQKISGNWTRMTNASKDELLISRKMGQPNDGTGFVNGQMDLQSVDIDGGRGRCRMNANDDFVIHGRENKSGYRSSSSDPLAINGFETAKGDLDRRSSNNMDDDSYVVSLRSTSLDQVVTEGRNIIDVDSEFPSTVQKTENLSNRVGSQVKYEPDDLSLMPERGTEKGSIGYDPALDYDMQASLHKKNKVVTGQGSMKSDKYRKPKLIPDTSDRKKTVGPIRKGKPSKLSPLDEARARAEKLRAFKADLQKMKKEKEEEEIKRLEALKLERQKRIAARGSSTTALPALQQTRKQLPTKLSPGSHRGSKFSDSEPGSLSPLQRFSIKSVSAGSGDSRKVSRSSKLSTGPSTAGNRLTLSLSSLSEPKNEKSGVTPDSKASMARIRRLSEPKVSSSNHASIKPRKTGPVLKPKLSSGTEIKKISAIMNHDKSKAASLPELKTKTTKGHDFAPGNSAAKEIPQKMHESKAIATSESNELKQNGNKISHHSDEDDNPIIEKTVVVLEREKPSIPYVHTSEHKIEVQDGYSNNYKLGEKTDTVVDYAAIRAPVSPLTMDGIGRKHTEYQLPKHPGLHEAASVHASHAEKESPKLTSTIVEKPYHAPYARVSSLEDPCTGNSEYGKAPPSSVTDSAGTETIKAHVSGLKSLKLEEIPEALEKPHAKESSKGFRRLLKFGRKSHTTGERNAEINHVSLNGSKTDDNAASSSEVHTLKNLISQDETLTAGSNQKTSRHFSLLSPFRSKTGEKKLTT; encoded by the exons atgaAGTGTTCAACTCGGCTTGACTCGGCCGTTTTTCAACTCACTCCAACTCGAACCAG gtgTGATTTGATTATATGTGTAAATGGGAAGATAGAGAAAGTAGCTTCTGGGTTGGTACAGCCATTTCTTGACCACTTGAAAACTGCTCAAGATCAAGTGGCCAAGGGGGGCTACTCAATAATTCTTGAGCCTGGAAGTGATGCAACGTGGTTCACGAAAGGAACAGTTGAGAG ATTTGTTCGCTTCGTGAGTACACCAGAGGTGTTGGAACGGGTTTACTATTTAGAATCTGAGATCTTGCAGATCGAGAAGGGAATTGCAATTCAAAGCAACAATGATACGGGGTTGAGCTCA GTAGAAGATCATCAAGCAAAACCTGTAGAGCGCATTGAAG GTAGCAAGCCTCTGACAGATTCTAGTGAGGAAAAAGCCATTGTCCTTTATAAG CCTGGCTCAGATCCACATGAAGCAGATGGGTCGACTGTGCAGGAAGGAAATTCCAA GGTTCAGCTTATGAAAGCTCTGGAGACACGAAAAACTTTGCTGCAGAAAGAGCAGGGCATGGCCTTTGCACGTGCTGTGGCTGCTGGTTTTGACATTGATCACATGGCACATTTGATATCATTTGCTGAAAGTTTTGGAGCCTTACGCTTGAT GGATGCCTGTGTCAGATTCATGGAATTATGGAAAAGGAAGCATGAAACTGGCCAGTGGGTTGAGATTGAAGGAGCTGAAGCAATGTCTAGCAGGTCTGACTTTTCTTCCATGAATGCGTCGGGCATTGTTCTTTCCAATACAATAAACAAGCAGTGGCCTGAAACTCCTGATAGTAAAAGGAAAGCTGGTGCTGACCCAATTGCAGGTATGAACTCAAAAT ATGAGCGGCCTCCAATAGATCAACAACCATCACCAGGCCAGCAGGAGTATTTTCAAGGCCAGTTTCCACATCCTATGTTTCCTCCTTGGCCCATTCATTCTCCACCTGGAGCAGTGCCTGTCTTTCCAGGGTATCCCATGCAAGGCATTCCTTACTACCAGAATTATCCAGGAAATAGCCCAGTTTTTCAGCCACCATATTCATCAGGGGAGGATCCTAGAATCAATGCTGGTCAAAGAATGAGTCACAGAAGGCATTCAATGGATAGCAATACTGAACCTGAAGCTTGGGAAGTGGATGCTTTGAGAACAAGATCTCAGGATGAGACAGAAGAGAAGGAAACTTCAGGAGGTCGAGAACCTGGGAGGAAGGGAAGTCGTTCAGGTAAAAGACAATCAGGTACGGTTGTTATTCGGAACATCAACTACATTACTTCAAAGAGACAGGAGGCATCTGGCAGTGAATCTCAATCAGCTTCTGGTTCTGAAAATGACgaggaagatgaagttttaTTGAACACCACTACGAATTCCAAGCATAGGAACTCTCTGAGATCCTCAAAAAGGAAGGGAAGCCATAAAAAATCTGTGGATAAACTGAACTCGTCAGATGTGGCTAGAACATCTTATGGGAAGGAGGATGATGGTGAACACTGGAAagcatttcaaaattatttgctAAAAGATGCTGATGAAGCTGAACGTGCTGTTGATCAAGGCATGTTTGCAATGGAAAAGAATGTTCGAGCAAAAAGGCGACAAAATACAATGGGTGATGATCCCTTAGTTATTGATGGACGAGATCCAGGTGATATTCAAGAAGGGGATGTGACAGATATGCAGAAAATTAGTGGAAACTGGACCCGCATGACTAATGCATCAAAAGATGAATTGTTGATATCAAGAAAAATGGGCCAGCCTAATGATGGTACAGGGTTTGTAAATGGTCAAATGGATCTACAGTCTGTGGATATAGATGGCGGGAGAGGTCGGTGTAGGATGAATGCAAATGATGATTTTGTAATTCATGGACGAGAAAACAAGTCAGGTTATAGAAGTTCATCATCAGATCCACTAGCTATTAATGGTTTTGAGACTGCAAAAGGTGATCTGGACAGGAGATCATCCAACAATATGGATGACGATTCATATGTAGTTTCACTACGGTCAACATCACTAGATCAAGTTGTAACTGAGGGAAGAAACATTATCGATGTGGATTCTGAGTTCCCATCAACAGTTCAGAAGACAGAAAACTTATCTAACAGGGTTGGAAGCCAAGTCAAATATGAACCAGATGATTTAAGTTTGATGCCTGAACGTGGGACAGAAAAGGGATCAATCGGTTATGATCCTGCTTTAGATTATGATATGCAGGCCTCActacataagaaaaataaggtgGTAACTGGGCAAGGCTCTATGAAGTCAGACAAGTACCGGAAACCAAAACTCATTCCAGATACTTCAGATAGGAAGAAGACGGTAGGACCAATAAGGAAAGGAAAGCCTTCAAAGTTGAGTCCTTTGGATGAAGCAAGAGCCCGTGCTGAGAAGCTAAGAGCATTTAAAGCTGATCTccagaaaatgaagaaagagaag gaagaagaagagattaaACGACTGGAAGCTTTGAAGTTAGAGAGACAAAAGAGAATTGCTGCTAGAGGCAGTTCCACAACTGCTCTGCCAGCATTGCAGCAAACCAGAAAACAATTGCCTACAAAACTTTCCCCAGGCTCTCACAGAGGATCAAAATTCAGTGATTCAGAGCCTGGATCCTTGTCACCTCTGCAAAGGTTCTCCATCAAAAGTGTTTCTGCAGGATCGGGTGATTCTCGGAAAGTCTCTAGGTCCAGCAAATTGAGCACTGGACCTAGCACAGCTGGAAATAGATTAACTCTGTCATTATCGTCATTGTCTGAACCAAAGAACGAGAAAAGTGGTGTAACACCCGATTCAAAGGCGTCGATGGCCAGGATTAGAAGATTATCAGAGCCAAAAGTAAGTAGCAGCAATCATGCTTCAATTAAACCACGAAAAACTGGACCAGTACTGAAACCAAAATTATCCAGTGGGACTGAGATCAAGAAAATATCTGCCATCATGAACCATGATAAAAGCAAGGCGGCATCTCTTCCAGAACTGAAAACCAAAACCACTAAAGGGCATGATTTTGCCCCTGGCAATTCAGCAGCAAAAGAAATTCCACAGAAGATGCACGAAAGCAAGGCCATTGCAACTTCAGAGAGCAATGAACTGAAACAGAAtggaaacaaaatttcacatCATAGTGATGAGGATGACAATCCAATAATTGAGAAGACTGTTGTTGTGCTCGAGCGTGAGAAGCCCTCCATTCCCTATGTACACACATCAGAGCACAAAATAGAAGTACAAGATGGATACTCTAATAACTATAAATTAGGGGAGAAAACAGATACTGTGGTGGATTATGCTGCTATTCGAGCACCAGTTTCACCACTTACCATGGATGGGATTGGTAGAAAACACACTGAGTACCAGTTACCAAAGCACCCTGGGCTTCATGAG GCTGCATCTGTACATGCAAGTCATGCAGAGAAGGAATCACCAAAGCTTACAAGCACCATTGTTGAGAAGCCCTACCATGCCCCTTATGCTCGGGTCTCATCTTTGGAAGATCCATGTACTGGAAATTCCGAATACGGCAAAGCACCTCCATCAAGCGTAACGGATTCAGCAGGCACAGAGACCATTAAAGCTCACGTGTCTGGTTTAAAAAGCTTGAAACTAGAAGAGATCCCTGAAGCATTGGAGAAGCCTCATGCAAAGGAATCATCGAAAGGGTTTCGACGATTGCTGAAGTTTGGAAGAAAGAGTCATACTACAGGTGAACGTAATGCAGAAATAAATCATGTCAGTTTGAATGGGTCCAAGACAGATGAtaatgctgcctcttccagtgAAG
- the LOC133706086 gene encoding COP1-interacting protein 7-like isoform X2 — protein sequence MKCSTRLDSAVFQLTPTRTRCDLIICVNGKIEKVASGLVQPFLDHLKTAQDQVAKGGYSIILEPGSDATWFTKGTVERFVRFVSTPEVLERVYYLESEILQIEKGIAIQSNNDTGLSSVEDHQAKPVERIEGSKPLTDSSEEKAIVLYKPGSDPHEADGSTVQEGNSKVQLMKALETRKTLLQKEQGMAFARAVAAGFDIDHMAHLISFAESFGALRLMDACVRFMELWKRKHETGQWVEIEGAEAMSSRSDFSSMNASGIVLSNTINKQWPETPDSKRKAGADPIADERPPIDQQPSPGQQEYFQGQFPHPMFPPWPIHSPPGAVPVFPGYPMQGIPYYQNYPGNSPVFQPPYSSGEDPRINAGQRMSHRRHSMDSNTEPEAWEVDALRTRSQDETEEKETSGGREPGRKGSRSGKRQSGTVVIRNINYITSKRQEASGSESQSASGSENDEEDEVLLNTTTNSKHRNSLRSSKRKGSHKKSVDKLNSSDVARTSYGKEDDGEHWKAFQNYLLKDADEAERAVDQGMFAMEKNVRAKRRQNTMGDDPLVIDGRDPGDIQEGDVTDMQKISGNWTRMTNASKDELLISRKMGQPNDGTGFVNGQMDLQSVDIDGGRGRCRMNANDDFVIHGRENKSGYRSSSSDPLAINGFETAKGDLDRRSSNNMDDDSYVVSLRSTSLDQVVTEGRNIIDVDSEFPSTVQKTENLSNRVGSQVKYEPDDLSLMPERGTEKGSIGYDPALDYDMQASLHKKNKVVTGQGSMKSDKYRKPKLIPDTSDRKKTVGPIRKGKPSKLSPLDEARARAEKLRAFKADLQKMKKEKEEEEIKRLEALKLERQKRIAARGSSTTALPALQQTRKQLPTKLSPGSHRGSKFSDSEPGSLSPLQRFSIKSVSAGSGDSRKVSRSSKLSTGPSTAGNRLTLSLSSLSEPKNEKSGVTPDSKASMARIRRLSEPKVSSSNHASIKPRKTGPVLKPKLSSGTEIKKISAIMNHDKSKAASLPELKTKTTKGHDFAPGNSAAKEIPQKMHESKAIATSESNELKQNGNKISHHSDEDDNPIIEKTVVVLEREKPSIPYVHTSEHKIEVQDGYSNNYKLGEKTDTVVDYAAIRAPVSPLTMDGIGRKHTEYQLPKHPGLHEAASVHASHAEKESPKLTSTIVEKPYHAPYARVSSLEDPCTGNSEYGKAPPSSVTDSAGTETIKAHVSGLKSLKLEEIPEALEKPHAKESSKGFRRLLKFGRKSHTTGERNAEINHVSLNGSKTDDNAASSSEVHTLKNLISQDETLTAGSNQKTSRHFSLLSPFRSKTGEKKLTT from the exons atgaAGTGTTCAACTCGGCTTGACTCGGCCGTTTTTCAACTCACTCCAACTCGAACCAG gtgTGATTTGATTATATGTGTAAATGGGAAGATAGAGAAAGTAGCTTCTGGGTTGGTACAGCCATTTCTTGACCACTTGAAAACTGCTCAAGATCAAGTGGCCAAGGGGGGCTACTCAATAATTCTTGAGCCTGGAAGTGATGCAACGTGGTTCACGAAAGGAACAGTTGAGAG ATTTGTTCGCTTCGTGAGTACACCAGAGGTGTTGGAACGGGTTTACTATTTAGAATCTGAGATCTTGCAGATCGAGAAGGGAATTGCAATTCAAAGCAACAATGATACGGGGTTGAGCTCA GTAGAAGATCATCAAGCAAAACCTGTAGAGCGCATTGAAG GTAGCAAGCCTCTGACAGATTCTAGTGAGGAAAAAGCCATTGTCCTTTATAAG CCTGGCTCAGATCCACATGAAGCAGATGGGTCGACTGTGCAGGAAGGAAATTCCAA GGTTCAGCTTATGAAAGCTCTGGAGACACGAAAAACTTTGCTGCAGAAAGAGCAGGGCATGGCCTTTGCACGTGCTGTGGCTGCTGGTTTTGACATTGATCACATGGCACATTTGATATCATTTGCTGAAAGTTTTGGAGCCTTACGCTTGAT GGATGCCTGTGTCAGATTCATGGAATTATGGAAAAGGAAGCATGAAACTGGCCAGTGGGTTGAGATTGAAGGAGCTGAAGCAATGTCTAGCAGGTCTGACTTTTCTTCCATGAATGCGTCGGGCATTGTTCTTTCCAATACAATAAACAAGCAGTGGCCTGAAACTCCTGATAGTAAAAGGAAAGCTGGTGCTGACCCAATTGCAG ATGAGCGGCCTCCAATAGATCAACAACCATCACCAGGCCAGCAGGAGTATTTTCAAGGCCAGTTTCCACATCCTATGTTTCCTCCTTGGCCCATTCATTCTCCACCTGGAGCAGTGCCTGTCTTTCCAGGGTATCCCATGCAAGGCATTCCTTACTACCAGAATTATCCAGGAAATAGCCCAGTTTTTCAGCCACCATATTCATCAGGGGAGGATCCTAGAATCAATGCTGGTCAAAGAATGAGTCACAGAAGGCATTCAATGGATAGCAATACTGAACCTGAAGCTTGGGAAGTGGATGCTTTGAGAACAAGATCTCAGGATGAGACAGAAGAGAAGGAAACTTCAGGAGGTCGAGAACCTGGGAGGAAGGGAAGTCGTTCAGGTAAAAGACAATCAGGTACGGTTGTTATTCGGAACATCAACTACATTACTTCAAAGAGACAGGAGGCATCTGGCAGTGAATCTCAATCAGCTTCTGGTTCTGAAAATGACgaggaagatgaagttttaTTGAACACCACTACGAATTCCAAGCATAGGAACTCTCTGAGATCCTCAAAAAGGAAGGGAAGCCATAAAAAATCTGTGGATAAACTGAACTCGTCAGATGTGGCTAGAACATCTTATGGGAAGGAGGATGATGGTGAACACTGGAAagcatttcaaaattatttgctAAAAGATGCTGATGAAGCTGAACGTGCTGTTGATCAAGGCATGTTTGCAATGGAAAAGAATGTTCGAGCAAAAAGGCGACAAAATACAATGGGTGATGATCCCTTAGTTATTGATGGACGAGATCCAGGTGATATTCAAGAAGGGGATGTGACAGATATGCAGAAAATTAGTGGAAACTGGACCCGCATGACTAATGCATCAAAAGATGAATTGTTGATATCAAGAAAAATGGGCCAGCCTAATGATGGTACAGGGTTTGTAAATGGTCAAATGGATCTACAGTCTGTGGATATAGATGGCGGGAGAGGTCGGTGTAGGATGAATGCAAATGATGATTTTGTAATTCATGGACGAGAAAACAAGTCAGGTTATAGAAGTTCATCATCAGATCCACTAGCTATTAATGGTTTTGAGACTGCAAAAGGTGATCTGGACAGGAGATCATCCAACAATATGGATGACGATTCATATGTAGTTTCACTACGGTCAACATCACTAGATCAAGTTGTAACTGAGGGAAGAAACATTATCGATGTGGATTCTGAGTTCCCATCAACAGTTCAGAAGACAGAAAACTTATCTAACAGGGTTGGAAGCCAAGTCAAATATGAACCAGATGATTTAAGTTTGATGCCTGAACGTGGGACAGAAAAGGGATCAATCGGTTATGATCCTGCTTTAGATTATGATATGCAGGCCTCActacataagaaaaataaggtgGTAACTGGGCAAGGCTCTATGAAGTCAGACAAGTACCGGAAACCAAAACTCATTCCAGATACTTCAGATAGGAAGAAGACGGTAGGACCAATAAGGAAAGGAAAGCCTTCAAAGTTGAGTCCTTTGGATGAAGCAAGAGCCCGTGCTGAGAAGCTAAGAGCATTTAAAGCTGATCTccagaaaatgaagaaagagaag gaagaagaagagattaaACGACTGGAAGCTTTGAAGTTAGAGAGACAAAAGAGAATTGCTGCTAGAGGCAGTTCCACAACTGCTCTGCCAGCATTGCAGCAAACCAGAAAACAATTGCCTACAAAACTTTCCCCAGGCTCTCACAGAGGATCAAAATTCAGTGATTCAGAGCCTGGATCCTTGTCACCTCTGCAAAGGTTCTCCATCAAAAGTGTTTCTGCAGGATCGGGTGATTCTCGGAAAGTCTCTAGGTCCAGCAAATTGAGCACTGGACCTAGCACAGCTGGAAATAGATTAACTCTGTCATTATCGTCATTGTCTGAACCAAAGAACGAGAAAAGTGGTGTAACACCCGATTCAAAGGCGTCGATGGCCAGGATTAGAAGATTATCAGAGCCAAAAGTAAGTAGCAGCAATCATGCTTCAATTAAACCACGAAAAACTGGACCAGTACTGAAACCAAAATTATCCAGTGGGACTGAGATCAAGAAAATATCTGCCATCATGAACCATGATAAAAGCAAGGCGGCATCTCTTCCAGAACTGAAAACCAAAACCACTAAAGGGCATGATTTTGCCCCTGGCAATTCAGCAGCAAAAGAAATTCCACAGAAGATGCACGAAAGCAAGGCCATTGCAACTTCAGAGAGCAATGAACTGAAACAGAAtggaaacaaaatttcacatCATAGTGATGAGGATGACAATCCAATAATTGAGAAGACTGTTGTTGTGCTCGAGCGTGAGAAGCCCTCCATTCCCTATGTACACACATCAGAGCACAAAATAGAAGTACAAGATGGATACTCTAATAACTATAAATTAGGGGAGAAAACAGATACTGTGGTGGATTATGCTGCTATTCGAGCACCAGTTTCACCACTTACCATGGATGGGATTGGTAGAAAACACACTGAGTACCAGTTACCAAAGCACCCTGGGCTTCATGAG GCTGCATCTGTACATGCAAGTCATGCAGAGAAGGAATCACCAAAGCTTACAAGCACCATTGTTGAGAAGCCCTACCATGCCCCTTATGCTCGGGTCTCATCTTTGGAAGATCCATGTACTGGAAATTCCGAATACGGCAAAGCACCTCCATCAAGCGTAACGGATTCAGCAGGCACAGAGACCATTAAAGCTCACGTGTCTGGTTTAAAAAGCTTGAAACTAGAAGAGATCCCTGAAGCATTGGAGAAGCCTCATGCAAAGGAATCATCGAAAGGGTTTCGACGATTGCTGAAGTTTGGAAGAAAGAGTCATACTACAGGTGAACGTAATGCAGAAATAAATCATGTCAGTTTGAATGGGTCCAAGACAGATGAtaatgctgcctcttccagtgAAG